ATGACGTCAGCACACGTGATCTATGCGTATCAGAAACCCGAAACCGGATAAACTAAACCCGACCCATCAGATCAAAAGTATCTCCACCCGTTAAAATCCCTTACGAGGATCTCCACCGTTGATTTTAATGACTTTTAAATAGTTTCCGAGTCAAAGGTGTATGTTTTGATGGAAAACAAACTAAGTAGAAGTTGCATATATCATAATAACCCTTTTTGATTCGGTAAGCCATTGGAGAGAGTCAGAGACCTGAGGACTCAGAAAGCAGAcaagttttgattcttcttcggACGAGAGTTTTACTGATTTAAACAACAtcgaagaagagaggaagaagataaattgGAAATTAATTTTCTGGGTTTCGATTTgggtgagagagagataacaAACCCTAGGGGGCTTGTGTGAATCGTGATCAGATGCTATTGAGTCGAcgattagagaagaagaagagtattaTAGCAAGCGAACAACACCATGATGAACACTTCTAATGGAATGATATCTGgaccatcttcatcatcttcacctGCGGCGAATCCTCAGTCTCCCGGAATTAAGACTTATTTCAAGACGCCTGAAGGGAAGTATAAGCTTCACTACGAGAAAACGCATTCCTCTGGTCTCCTTCACTACGCACATGGCAAAACNNNNNNNNNNNNNNNNNNNNNNNNNNNNNNNNNNNNNNNNNNNNNNNNNNNNNNNNNNNNNNNNNNNNNNNNNNNNNNNNNNNNNNNNNNNNNNNNNNNNNNNNNNNNNNNNNNNNNNNNNNNNNNNNNNNNNNNNNNNNNNNNNNNNNNNNNNNNNNNNNNNNNNNNNNNNNNNNNNNNNNNNNNNNNNNNNNNNNNNNNNNNNNNNNNNNNNNNNNNNNNNNNNNNNNNNNNNNNNNNNNNNNNNNNNNNNNNNNNNNNNNNNNNNNNNNNNNNNNNNNNNNNNNNNNNNNNNNNNNNNNNNNNNNNNNNNNNNNNNNNNNNNNNNNNNNNNNNNNNNNNNNNNNNNNNNNNNNNNNNNNNNNNNNNNNNNNNNNNNNNNNNNNNNNNNNNNNNNNNNNNNNNNNNNNNNNNNNNNNNNNNNNNNNNNNNNNNNNNNNNNNNNNNNNNNNNNNNNNNNNNNNNNNNNNNNNNNNNNNNNNNNNNNNNNNNNNNNNNNNNNNNNNNNNNNNNNNNNNNNNNNNNNNNNNNNNNNNNNNNNNNNNNNNNNNNNNNNNNNNNNNNNNNNNNNNNNNNNNNNNNNNNNNNNNNNNNNNNNNNNNNNNNNNNNNNNNNNNNNNNNNNNNNNNNNNNNNNNNNNNNNNNNNNNNNNNNNNNNNNNNNNNNNNNNNNNNNNNNNNNNNNNNNNNNNNNNNNNNNNNNNNNNNNNNNNNNNNNNNNNNNNNNNNNNNNNNNNNNNNNNNNNNNNNNNNNNNNNNNNNNNNNNNNNNNNNNNNNNNNNNNNNNNNNNNNNNNNNNNNNNNNNNNNNNNNNNNNNNNNNNNNNNNNNNNNNNNNNNNNNNNNNNNNNNNNNNNNNNNNNNNNNNNNNNNNNNNNNNNNNNNNNNNNNNNNNNNNNNNNNNNNNNNNNNNNNNNNNNNNNNNNNNNNNNNNNNNNNNNNNNNNNNNNNNNNNNNNNNNNNNNNNNNNNNNNNNNNNNNNNNNNNNNNNNNNNNNNNNNNNNNNNNNNNNNNNNNNNNNNNNtgtgtttttttttttttttttgctttcggATGTAATGGTTTAGGAAACTTCTTTCATGTAGGATCCAGTAAAGTCTATCCATTTCAGTAATTCAAACCCTATGTGCCATGCTTTTGATCCGGATGCTAAGGACGGGCATGACTTACTTATTGGGCTAAATTCTGGGGATGGTAATGCAGAAATTTGACTATTTGAGATTACCGTTTTACATCTCTGATTAAGTTGCCTTGTCTCATGGATATATTTGTTATGGTGTGTTATTGTAGTGTACACAGTATCACTAAGACAGCAGTTACAGGATGTCTCTAAGAAGCTTGTTGGTGCACTGCACTATAACAAGGATGGTTCTGTGAATAACAGGTAAGATTTTATCTTTTTCCTGTATTTATCTTTTCCTCGCATCTTTTGACTGTGCTATACTGCTATTATTTGTTAGTGACACTTGAAGAATCGATTTTACTGGTTCACATTTGCTTTGTCTAAGGATCTCTATATGTCCCTCGTTTTTACTTCTGCTAGTATTTATGTCAGCGGAACAAAGTTATATAATTCATCTTCTGTCATTGTAATGGATTGTGTTCTAGGAAACTCTCAGTGACAGTAGATTAGTTAAATTATAACAGAACAGTATGTATTTCTTAGAGGAGTTTGTTTTTAAGTTGGTTAAGTTGAAACATGAATCTACTTTGGTGTCATGCATTCTCTAAGTTTAAAACAAAGTTTGGTGCTTTGTAACAGTCGTTGCACTAGTATTTCTTGGGTGCCTGGAGGTGATGGAGCATTTGTCGTTGCTCATGCTGATGGCAATTTGTACGTGTATGAGAAGGCAAGCTCAAATATCGGAATTTTTTTGCTTGCATATGACTTTTAAGTTGTCTGATTTTGTCTAATCTCTGATCCTAATTTAACTTAATAGAACAAAGATGGTGCCACTGACTCAACATTTCCTGCTATAAGAGATCCTACACAATTTTCAGTTGACAAAGCAAAATATAGCAAGGTATGTGAGTTTTCAACCATTTCATTAGATCCTTACATAGGTGCTGGAAGGCACATGGTACATGCCTATTCTCTACTAGTATCATCAGTTGCCAGTGgtcttaataaatttttgtatttacatttttggtaTGAGATATTCATACTTTCTTTCTATCATTGAGCATATTTCGATGTACCATTGTTCATTCCTCTGTATACATGCAGAGTAATCCTGTTGCGAGATGGCATATCTGTCAAGGTGCAATTAACAGCATTGCATTCTCAAATGATGGGGCACACTTGGCTACTGTTGGAAGAGATGGTAAGGCGCCTCTATTATGTCGTAtggtctttttctttctctatgtaTTTCTTCAAGCACTAAGATTCCTTTCCATTTACAGGTTATCTTCGCATTTTTGACTTCTTAACCCAGAAGCTAGTATGTGGTGGGAAAAGTTATTATGGTGCTCTGCTATGCTGTTCATGGAGGTGATGGGATATAATTCCTTTGGcaaatttcttttcttaattgatGTCACAAAATTTTTCTTAAGTAGATGTCATCGGTGTGAGCATATTATCCCCGAATGATACTGTTTAGTGACATTGTGATCCTATTGACATTGACAGTATGGATGGAAAGTACATTTTGACTGGAGGTGAAGATGACTTGGTTCAAGTGTGGAGTATGGAGGATCGGAAGGTCGTGGCGTGGGGTGAGGGACACAATTCGTGGGTAAGGTTCTTGATTTTCAGTAAgatttcttttaacataaacagcACTTGACTAATGTCGCTCTCAGGTAAGTGGAGTAGCTTTTGATTCCTATTGGTCGTCACCAAATTCGGATGGGTCAGGAGAGCATGTCATGTACCGTTTTGGATCAGTTGGTCAGGTATTTCTATGTCTTTACCCATTTTTCAGGTTCTCCTTTACAGTTAGCAAAGAACTGAAATGTGCTTTAATTATGGGAGTTGCGTTAAAATTATCTATATTACTTTGATTGGCTTAATTATTCAAACTGTACtctcattttttattatcaatGATGAGGAAAAGGAAAGATACAAGAGTTTATTAGAAGATAGGTTCTTAGGATGATCAGAAACTAAGTGGAAATCTGATTTAATCACAGTATTGTAGCTTCACAGGGTCTGATCGTGCATTTATGGAGCTTTGTTCAttaacatatcaaattatagATAAAGAGATTCGTTTGTCTGCCTTATGAAACTGAGGAGATCATTTCAAGAAACATGTTGCCTGAAAGTCTCGAGTGTCTAATTTAATTTGCtataaaaaaaaccatagaCCCCTACAATAAAAATCTCTTGATTCTCCTATATATGATCTGGAAATCTTTGCCTCATACACTCTACTACTTTCCTCTGCTGCATTCCCAGGATACACAGTTACTTCTCTGGGATCTTGAAATGGATGAGATCGTAGTTCCACTTAGGCGACCACCGGGAGGATCTCCCACTTACAGCACAGGAAGCCAATCAGCTCACTGGGACAATGTCATaccagtgggaactcttcaacCCGCTCCTTGCAAACGTGATGTTCCAAAGCTCTCACCAATCATAGCTCACCGAGTTCACACTGAGCCCCTCTCTGGCTTGATGTTCACACAAGAATCAGTTGTTACAGCTTGCCGAGAAGGCCACATAAAGATCTGGACACGGCCCAGTGACTCAGAAACACAATCCAACAGCTGCCCAGAAGCAAATCCCACAAGTGCCCTCCTAAGCACAAGCTCCCCTAAAGACAACAAAACTTCACTGAGCAGCAAGGTCATCAGTGGTTCTAGTTTCAAGCAATGACAGAGATGCTGTCTGAAAATCAGGTGCTATTACTATTTAGTCATGTTTTCTCCTCCTtaagtgaaagaaaaagaatcctTAAAGAAACCCTGTGAATAAAATTCGactgggttttgttttttattctaaaaGAAAGATCAATATCTGAGCTCTGACTGTAAATTAAAGGCTGACAAAGTTTGTGGGCATAGAAGAGAATATATGGGTGAGACTAAAGAGAAATTTCTGATGTgattataagaaagaaaacaaaatgtgttCTCTCATCAGCTAATATTTCTACTTTTTGTGCTTTAGAAAGAAGACACTCTTTATTTTCATGCTTTTTGCATACACTAAACGAttccttctctgttttttttttttttcatttggtttcTTGGAAATAATGTTAAGGATATGTATATTACACaacaccaaaagaaacaaagataataaaACTCCAAGTCTTTAACAATGCAACAGTATCTGTGAACCCTTTGTTcatcatattccaaaatccaAAGTCACATTGCCTCGTGAGTTTCTCTGGACGCATTCCTTTGGGGTAAGCTAGCTGCCATGTCAACAATTTATGTTGCCATTCACGGATGATGGGTCCTCTTCCTTTGTTTTCGAGTTTTAGAGCTTTGATGCATTGAAGACAGCATTATTATCTTTAGATAAATGCCATCAAGATCCAGATCCTGAATAATGCTGTCTTCAATGTTTAGATAAATGTTTCGTTTCTTCTCAAGTTCATAATCCAGGTTATTCCCGCAACAGCAATAGTGATGTTAAAACGGCAACACGCCACAAGTCTTTAAGAAACCATGTGAGTACTATTAGTCCAATGTAGCCGGGACCTCTGGATCATCAAGTTGTACGTCGTCATTTTTCAAAGTGGAAGAATCAACGGTAGGAATCTCTCTGCGGCACGGTGTATATGAACAATTGTTTCAGCGTCACTGCTCTTCCGCTTCATGGAGACTTTGAATATGTAGTCGACAACGGGAACCACATACCCGTTATATCATCCTTGTAAATCATTTCCCTAAACGGGAGAAACAGAGCCACATACAGAGCAAGCCTTCTTTGTTCACCACTGAAGTTAACGAGCCCTGGTGTTCCACGTAGGCTCGGCCACATGTCTCATATGGTTCAGGCTCGGAGGATGAAGAGGGAATAGCAAATACAATGTTAAGTAGTTTCAAGAGATAAGTTAGCGCTGAAACTGGTCTGTTCCCGGATATCATCAAATCGATTTCGTTTCCAGTCCGCTCTTTACTGACTTTTACAAGAGTTACCTTAACTTCCTCATTTGAAGCAGCTTCTTTTAATTCTACATCCAGAGTAAAACCATACCTTGCAGCTAATCCAATCGCCCGAAGAACTCGCAAAGGATCATCCATAACAGTAGTTTGTGCACGCAATGGAGTGACAATTTGTAACGCCATGCCccgaaaaatatgaaatatggaaGTTTATATCGAGAATTGGAGTGAAGTCGGTTTAATTTGCGGTTGGTTTACTAAACTGgtcgatttattaattaaatcaaatgatggtttaattaattctggtttaaataaattttggcttaatctaattaaatcatagtttattataattaaaccaaaaaccctttaTGTTAATAAGAAGACGCCTCCTCTCCTGTTTTTGCTATTGTCGACAttgttttgagagagagaactcTTGGTTGTTTAGTGTAAAGGAGGATgagaaggagatgaagctttttttttaaagtaatgagagaaacagaactgtcagggtttgggagaaggaatATCCGATTACTCAAAACGTTTCGAAAGTTACGTGGGGTGTTTTGTCTCAGTCACGGA
The sequence above is drawn from the Camelina sativa cultivar DH55 chromosome 4, Cs, whole genome shotgun sequence genome and encodes:
- the LOC104781194 gene encoding dystrophia myotonica WD repeat-containing protein-like (The sequence of the model RefSeq protein was modified relative to this genomic sequence to represent the inferred CDS: added 344 bases not found in genome assembly); translation: MMNTSNGMISGPSSSSSPAANPQSPGIKTYFKTPEGKYKLHYEKTHSSGLLHYAHGKTVTQVTLAQLKERAAPTTPTGTSSSSSGYTAGSGFRSATARLLGTGNGSRALSFVGGNGGGKNVSASSRISGSFAASNFTTSITNTNFDGKGTYLVFNVSDAIFICDLNSQDKDPVKSIHFSNSNPMCHAFDPDAKDGHDLLIGLNSGDVYTVSLRQQLQDVSKKLVGALHYNKDGSVNNSRCTSISWVPGGDGAFVVAHADGNLYVYEKNKDGATDSTFPAIRDPTQFSVDKAKYSKSNPVARWHICQGAINSIAFSNDGAHLATVGRDGYLRIFDFLTQKLVCGGKSYYGALLCCSWSMDGKYILTGGEDDLVQVWSMEDRKVVAWGEGHNSWVSGVAFDSYWSSPNSDGSGEHVMYRFGSVGQDTQLLLWDLEMDEIVVPLRRPPGGSPTYSTGSQSAHWDNVIPVGTLQPAPCKRDVPKLSPIIAHRVHTEPLSGLMFTQESVVTACREGHIKIWTRPSDSETQSNSCPEANPTSALLSTSSPKDNKTSLSSKVISGSSFKQ